GCGGGCCGCTGTACCGATGTTTTCGACGGCAGGCAGCTCGCCCGCGGCGTACGGTCGCCCACCTCGGTCCGGCCCACGGCGTCAGCTCTCGTCGTCATCGACGCTCCGCATGGTCGTGACAGGCACCGAGCATGCGGTCGCTGTATTCCACAGCACTACCACGTTCTCATTCAATGAGAGAAAAATCGGACCCGAAACTCAGCTGGGTTACAACCGTATACCGACTCTCGGTAACGCTGCCGCAACGCGGGGGAGACGAAGCCCTGACGAACCCGAAGAGGTCGTGCCGTACCGGGCGGGCCCGGACGAGCCCGACGACGTCGTCGTGGAGATGCCGACGACGCGGACCT
This portion of the Actinopolyspora lacussalsi genome encodes:
- a CDS encoding hypothetical protein (product_source=Hypo-rule applied; transmembrane_helix_parts=Outside_1_9,TMhelix_10_29,Inside_30_83), translating into MGVAQEDQEIFIPFHHVAVLGGYTLISALRQPEVTREVRVVGISTTTSSGSSGPARYGTTSSGSSGLRLPRVAAALPRVGIRL